A region of Vitis vinifera cultivar Pinot Noir 40024 chromosome 15, ASM3070453v1 DNA encodes the following proteins:
- the LOC104881912 gene encoding UPF0481 protein At3g47200-like, with product MAGELVIQMEEGQQEVVADKVVKPADGNKHFRTLADLKSEILQLGNKETSSSATEKRRCPKVPEWLLPSDAKGSSNAKGSKPSDKCLSPSDAKGSVLSDNHHYMPKIMSFGPYHHGNPKLERGETIKLKLAADGIQLLVAGMKDQPIEEAVDHVYSIISGKVEELMGSYDMKSIEKYSAEQFSVMILVDGCALLWYIFLCVCSGGDHEDYNIGYQDLSLIHQDALLLENQLPYQLLFQDLLKMTEPELTIDCWRVIILEFFGMIEESFFQEFFGMKEQSFLRKMKNYCCALLVWITQIIKRKSETSDKESKRCHHLLDLYRNYLLGPTPKHTENGNSGNENGKKGHKVRALVGDVKEQVMASFRNVKELMAAGIRIKPSPTHHLRDISFTSNCVTACLRLPPITIDKSTKTLFFNLIAYEMSSDVDHHFISYLRFLDSLIDHADDVKELQSAGVLQNNLGTHEEVAEFFNTVSADLESNFLAYKDVRVKIRNHLKSHYNSRLKMWMTQCLDTYFGSPWTIIAWVGAALALFFTAVQTYLSVFPH from the coding sequence ATGGCTGGGGAGTTGGTCATTCAGATGGAGGAGGGGCAGCAGGAAGTAGTTGCTGATAAGGTTGTAAAACCTGCGGATGGCAATAAGCATTTTAGAACCTTGGCCGACTTAAAATCCGAAATTCTTCAACTAGGAAACAAAGAAACTTCTTCATCAGCAACTGAAAAGCGACGATGTCCCAAGGTTCCAGAGTGGTTATTGCCATCAGATGCCAAGGGTTCATCAAATGCCAAGGGTTCTAAGCCTTCTGACAAGTGCTTATCGCCATCAGATGCCAAAGGTTCTGTGCTTTCTGACAACCACCACTATATGCCAAAAATCATGTCTTTCGGTCCTTACCACCATGGCAATCCCAAGCTCGAGCGTGGAGAAACAATCAAGCTTAAATTGGCAGCAGATGGCATCCAACTACTTGTTGCGGGCATGAAAGACCAGCCAATAGAGGAGGCAGTCGATCATGTTTACAGCATAATTAGCGGAAAAGTTGAGGAGCTGATGGGCAGTTATGATATGAAGTCCATAGAGAAATATTCGGCTGAACAATTCAGTGTGATGATTCTGGTGGACGGGTGTGCTTTACTGTGGTACATTTTTTTATGTGTTTGCTCAGGTGGTGACCATGAAGATTACAATATCGGATATCAGGATCTAAGCCTTATACATCAGGATGCGTTGCTACTGGAGAACCAACTTCCCTATCAATTACTCTTTCAGGACCTGCTGAAGATGACGGAGCCAGAACTTACCATTGATTGTTGGAGAGTAATTATCCTGGAATTCTTTGGCATGATCGAGGAGTCATTCTTCCAAGAATTCTTTGGTATGAAGGAGCAGTCATTCCTGcgaaaaatgaagaattattgCTGCGCCCTGTTGGTCTGGATCACCCAAATTATTAAGCGGAAATCTGAGACATCTGATAAAGAATCAAAGCGTTGTCATCATCTCCTTGATCTCTACCGAAACTATCTCCTAGGCCCTACCCCAAAGCACACAGAAAACGGAAATTCGGGGAATGAAAATGGCAAGAAGGGTCACAAGGTTAGGGCATTAGTTGGAGATGTGAAGGAGCAGGTTATGGCATCATTTAGAAATGTGAAGGAGCTTATGGCCGCTGGAATCCGCATCAAGCCTAGTCCTACACATCATTTGAGGGACATTTCTTTCACTTCCAATTGCGTCACTGCATGCCTCAGACTTCCTCCGATCACCATTGATAAGTCAACCAAGACATTGTTCTTCAACTTGATAGCCTATGAAATGAGCTCAGACGTTGACCATCACTTCATCTCTTACCTTCGCTTCCTTGATTCCCTCATTGATCATGCTGATGACGTTAAGGAGCTGCAGTCCGCCGGGGTACTCCAAAACAATCTAGGCACTCATGAAGAAGTGGCTGAATTTTTCAACACTGTGTCCGCCGACTTGGAATCAAACTTTCTTGCTTACAAAGATGTGAGAGTCAAGATTCGGAACCACCTTAAAAGTCACTATAACAGCAGACTGAAAATGTGGATGACACAATGCCTGGACACCTACTTCGGTAGCCCCTGGACTATCATAGCTTGGGTTGGTGCTGCTTTGGCCCTTTTCTTTACTGCCGTCCAGACTTACCTCTCAGTCTTCCCTCATTGA